From one Triticum urartu cultivar G1812 chromosome 3, Tu2.1, whole genome shotgun sequence genomic stretch:
- the LOC125545598 gene encoding S-norcoclaurine synthase 1-like — MADPKPRNLGGSLPVPNVQDLAGRPDELTLTPTLLRRYVRPQPNTADLRPDAPAGEEQEHVPIIDLGRLLGPDDLAGGRDEEAARLRSACEDWGFFQVVNHGIPEETLEEMKRNVMGFFALPLAEKAAFAQRPGEIEGYGQAFVVSEEQTLDWADMFFLLTQPPSYRDLRLWPSNPSTFKNCLENYSAEVQRVAGELLGAMAENLGVRDHSDMTRLAASQSVRMNYYPPCPEAHVDSVLGLSPHSDAVGLTLLLQVSKVPGLQIRRKGGWVPVTPLPGALVVNVGDVIEVFTNGKYRSVEHRAVVNARHERMSIATFHSGKFGTMYGPLEEAVGDEEPRYRSVSVEEYVKLVVSSKLDGKNIMDAMKID; from the exons ATGGCCGACCCCAAGCCGCGGAACCTTGGCGGCTCGCTGCCCGTGCCCAACGTGCAGGACCTCGCCGGCCGCCCCGACGAGCTCACGCTCACGCCCACCCTCCTCCGCCGCTACGTGCGGCCTCAGCCCAACACGGCCGACCTGCGCCCCGACGCCCCTGCCGGCGAAGAACAGGAGCACGTCCCCATCATCGACCTCGGCCGGCTCCTCGGTCCGGACGACCTCGCCGGCGGGCGGGACGAGGAGGCCGCCAGGCTGCGCTCGGCCTGCGAGGACTGGGGGTTCTTCCAGGTGGTGAATCACGGGATACCCGAGGAGACCCTGGAGGAGATGAAGAGGAACGTCATGGGATTCTTCGCGCTCCCGCTGGCGGAGAAGGCGGCCTTTGCGCAGCGGCCCGGAGAGATCGAGGGGTACGGCCAGGCGTTCGTCGTCTCGGAGGAGCAGACGCTCGACTGGGCGGACATGTTCTTCCTCCTCACGCAGCCGCCCAGCTACCGCGATCTCCGCCTCTGGCCGTCCAACCCTTCCACATTCAA GAATTGCTTGGAGAACTACTCTGCAGAGGTGCAAAGGGTTGCAGGCGAGCTGCTGGGAGCCATGGCGGAGAACCTGGGCGTGAGAGACCACTCGGACATGACGAGGCTCGCGGCGTCGCAGTCAGTGAGGATGAACTACTACCCGCCTTGCCCGGAGGCGCATGTGGACAGCGTGCTGGGCCTGTCGCCGCACTCGGACGCCGTCGGGCTGACGCTGCTGCTGCAGGTCAGCAAGGTCCCCGGGCTGCAGATCAGGCGGAAAGGCGGCTGGGTCCCGGTCACACCGCTCCCCGGCGCCCTCGTCGTCAACGTCGGCGACGTGATTGAGGTGTTCACCAACGGGAAGTACAGGAGCGTGGAGCACAGGGCGGTGGTTAACGCACGCCACGAGCGGATGTCCATCGCGACGTTCCACAGCGGGAAGTTCGGCACCATGTACGGGCCGCTGGAGGAGGCCGTCGGAGACGAGGAGCCGCGGTACAGGAGTGTCAGCGTCGAGGAGTATGTGAAGCTCGTGGTCTCCAGCAAGCTCGACGGCAAGAACATCATGGACGCCATGAAGATCGATTGA